A genomic segment from Glycine max cultivar Williams 82 chromosome 1, Glycine_max_v4.0, whole genome shotgun sequence encodes:
- the LOC100811751 gene encoding lysosomal Pro-X carboxypeptidase isoform X1 translates to MKHHSLSFKWLLLIFLTHSTLLTATHSLTIPRMSPIPEWETTLHNHPAINTEEVKTFYFKQVLDHFNYRPESYTTFQQRYLINFKYWGGANSSAPIFAYFGAESPIDNSPNGVGFLTDNAASFNALLVYIEHRYYGKSVPFGSREEALKNASTIGYFNSAQALADYASILKHVKKTLHAKNSPVIVIGGSYGGMLASWFRLKYPHLAIGALASSAPILYFDKITPQNGYYSTVTRDYREASETCYETVLKSWSEIRRIASQPNGLVTLSQRFNTCHTLNQSYELIDYLRSTYVYAAQYNQPPRYPVSMICGGIDGESLGSDILSKIYAGIVALRGNSTCKVNGPTNVSETTVGWRWQTCSEMVIPIGIGNDTMFEPIPFNLTRYAEGCKEQYGVSPRPHWVTTYYGGHNIKLVLRRLGSNIIFSNGLRDPYSIGGVLDNISDSIVAVHTVNGSHCLDLLRANQSDPGWLVEQRKKEVKIIKRWITQYYADLDALKDKPKFQSK, encoded by the exons ATGAAACACCACTCCTTGTCATTTAAATGGCTTCTTCTGATTTTCCTCACACACTCAACCCTTCTCACCGCAACACACTCGTTGACAATTCCAAGGATGAGTCCAATTCCTGAATGGGAAACAACACTACACAACCACCCTGCAATTAATACAGAGGAAGTGAAAACATTTTACTTCAAACAGGTTCTGGATCACTTCAACTACAGGCCAGAAAGCTACACAACGTTTCAACAAAGATATCTAATCAATTTCAAGTACTGGGGTGGTGCCAATTCTAGTGCTCCCATATTTGCATACTTTGGTGCTGAATCACCAATTGATAACTCCCCTAATGGCGTGGGATTTTTAACTGATAACGCTGCTTCCTTCAATGCCCTCTTGGTATACATAGAG cACCGGTATTATGGGAAATCAGTGCCATTTGGATCCAGGGAAGAAGCATTGAAGAATGCAAGCACTATTGGGTATTTCAACTCAGCTCAAGCCTTGGCAGATTATGCATCAATACTCAAACATGTAAAGAAGACATTACACGCCAAAAATTCCCCAGTGATTGTAATTGGAGGATCATACGGTGGAA TGCTTGCTTCATGGTTTAGGCTCAAATATCCCCACCTGGCGATTGGTGCCCTGGCCTCATCAGCTCCAATCCTATACTTTGATAAAATTACACCACAAAATGGTTACTACTCTACTGTCACAAGGGATTATCGA GAAGCCAGTGAGACATGTTATGAAACTGTACTAAAGTCTTGGTCTGAAATCCGCAGAATAGCTTCTCAACCAAATGGTCTAGTCACTCTCAGCCAGAGATTCAACACTTGCCA TACATTAAACCAATCTTATGAATTAATCGACTACCTAAGGTCGACGTATGTTTATGCGGCTCAATATAATCAACCACCAAGATACCCAGTTAGTATGATTTGTGGTGGCATTGATGGAGAATCTCTTGGAAGCGATATCCTAAGTAAGATATATGCAGGTATTGTGGCTCTTAGGGGAAACAGCACATGCAAAGTTAATGGCCCAACTAATGTATCTGAGACAACTGTGGGATGGAGATGGCAG ACATGTAGTGAAATGGTAATACCCATCGGCATTGGAAATGATACAATGTTTGAGCCTATCCCTTTTAACCTAACGAGGTATGCCGAAGGGTGCAAGGAACAATATGGTGTCTCACCTCGCCCTCATTGGGTCACTACTTACTATGGAGGCCAT AATATTAAATTGGTCCTTCGAAGATTGGGTAGCAACATTATTTTCTCCAATGGGCTAAGGGACCCATATAGTATTGGCGG GGTTCTGGATAACATATCAGACAGCATCGTTGCCGTTCATACAGTTAATG GTTCTCATTGCCTGGATCTTCTGCGGGCAAATCAAAGCGATCCAGGATGGTTGGTCGAACAACGAAAGAAAGAGGTCAAGATCATCAAAAGGTGGATCACACAGTACTATGCTGACCTTGATGCACTCAAAGACAAGCCAAAATTCCAGAGCAAATGA
- the LOC100811751 gene encoding lysosomal Pro-X carboxypeptidase isoform X2 codes for MKHHSLSFKWLLLIFLTHSTLLTATHSLTIPRMSPIPEWETTLHNHPAINTEEVKTFYFKQVLDHFNYRPESYTTFQQRYLINFKYWGGANSSAPIFAYFGAESPIDNSPNGVGFLTDNAASFNALLVYIECLLHGLGSNIPTWRLVPWPHQLQSYTLIKLHHKMVTTLLSQGIIDGLQEASETCYETVLKSWSEIRRIASQPNGLVTLSQRFNTCHTLNQSYELIDYLRSTYVYAAQYNQPPRYPVSMICGGIDGESLGSDILSKIYAGIVALRGNSTCKVNGPTNVSETTVGWRWQTCSEMVIPIGIGNDTMFEPIPFNLTRYAEGCKEQYGVSPRPHWVTTYYGGHNIKLVLRRLGSNIIFSNGLRDPYSIGGVLDNISDSIVAVHTVNGSHCLDLLRANQSDPGWLVEQRKKEVKIIKRWITQYYADLDALKDKPKFQSK; via the exons ATGAAACACCACTCCTTGTCATTTAAATGGCTTCTTCTGATTTTCCTCACACACTCAACCCTTCTCACCGCAACACACTCGTTGACAATTCCAAGGATGAGTCCAATTCCTGAATGGGAAACAACACTACACAACCACCCTGCAATTAATACAGAGGAAGTGAAAACATTTTACTTCAAACAGGTTCTGGATCACTTCAACTACAGGCCAGAAAGCTACACAACGTTTCAACAAAGATATCTAATCAATTTCAAGTACTGGGGTGGTGCCAATTCTAGTGCTCCCATATTTGCATACTTTGGTGCTGAATCACCAATTGATAACTCCCCTAATGGCGTGGGATTTTTAACTGATAACGCTGCTTCCTTCAATGCCCTCTTGGTATACATAGAG TGCTTGCTTCATGGTTTAGGCTCAAATATCCCCACCTGGCGATTGGTGCCCTGGCCTCATCAGCTCCAATCCTATACTTTGATAAAATTACACCACAAAATGGTTACTACTCTACTGTCACAAGGGATTATCGA TGGTTTGCAGGAAGCCAGTGAGACATGTTATGAAACTGTACTAAAGTCTTGGTCTGAAATCCGCAGAATAGCTTCTCAACCAAATGGTCTAGTCACTCTCAGCCAGAGATTCAACACTTGCCA TACATTAAACCAATCTTATGAATTAATCGACTACCTAAGGTCGACGTATGTTTATGCGGCTCAATATAATCAACCACCAAGATACCCAGTTAGTATGATTTGTGGTGGCATTGATGGAGAATCTCTTGGAAGCGATATCCTAAGTAAGATATATGCAGGTATTGTGGCTCTTAGGGGAAACAGCACATGCAAAGTTAATGGCCCAACTAATGTATCTGAGACAACTGTGGGATGGAGATGGCAG ACATGTAGTGAAATGGTAATACCCATCGGCATTGGAAATGATACAATGTTTGAGCCTATCCCTTTTAACCTAACGAGGTATGCCGAAGGGTGCAAGGAACAATATGGTGTCTCACCTCGCCCTCATTGGGTCACTACTTACTATGGAGGCCAT AATATTAAATTGGTCCTTCGAAGATTGGGTAGCAACATTATTTTCTCCAATGGGCTAAGGGACCCATATAGTATTGGCGG GGTTCTGGATAACATATCAGACAGCATCGTTGCCGTTCATACAGTTAATG GTTCTCATTGCCTGGATCTTCTGCGGGCAAATCAAAGCGATCCAGGATGGTTGGTCGAACAACGAAAGAAAGAGGTCAAGATCATCAAAAGGTGGATCACACAGTACTATGCTGACCTTGATGCACTCAAAGACAAGCCAAAATTCCAGAGCAAATGA